The sequence CAGGATCGCGAGAACAAGAACACGTTCTCCGACGCGCTGATCCGGGGGCTCGGCGAGGCATTCGACGCGATCCGCCAGAACGGCCGGTGCAAGGCCGCGATCCTCACCGGCTACGGCAACTATTTCGCGAGCGGCGGCACGCAGGAAAGCCTCATGTACCTGTCCGAGGGCAAGGGCACGTTCGCGGAGATCGCCGCGAGCGCGAGCCGCAACGGCGCGAACCTGTACAGCCTCGCGCTGAACTGCCCCGTCCCCGTCATTGCGGCGATGCAGGGGCACGGCATCGGCGGCGGCTTCGTGATGGGCCTGTTCGCGGACTTCGTCGTGCTCGGCAAGGAATGCCTGTACACCACCAATTTCATGAAGTACGGCTTCACGCCGGGCATGGGCGCGACGCTCGTGCTGCCGCACAAGCTCGGCCTGCCGCTCGCGCAGAACATGCTGATGACCGCCCGTTCGTTCTACGGCGACGAGCTGCAAAAGCTCGGTGTGCCGTTTCCGGTGGTGCCGCGCGCGGAAGTGGCCGCGTGTGCGCTCGAGATCGCGAAGAATCTCGCCGAAAAGCCGCGGCTGTCGCTCGTCACGCTGAAGGATCATCTGGTGGCCGAGCTGCGCTCGAGACTGCCGGCCGTGATCGAGCAGGAGCTCGCGATGCATGAAAAGACCTTCGGCCAGCCCGAGGTCAAGGAGCGCATCCGCTCGCTCTTCGGACAATAAGTCATCCAACCCGATCGCCGCCCGTCGGCGACACCCGTCAAGGAAGCGCTGCCATGGACCTGCAGCAGGTATTCGACATTATCGTTCGGCATACGAAAGAAGTGATTCCCGGCCTCGATCGGCACGCGTTCCGGACGACCGACGCGCTGAAGGATCTCGGGGCGAACTCGCTCGATCGCTCGGAAATCGTCATCATGACGCTCGAATCGCTTTCGCTGCGCATTCCGCTCGTCGAGTTCGCCGGCGCGCGCAACATCGGCGAGCTGGCGGAAGTGCTGTATGCGAAGCTCTGAGCGCGACGAAATCCTCGTCACCGGCGTCGGCGTCGTATCGGCCATCGGCCAGGGCAGGCAGCCGTTCATCGACGCGCTGCTCGACGGCCGCCACGCATTCGGCGTGATGCGCCGGCCGGGCCGGCAGTTGCCGGACGACGCGGGAGCCGGCCCGGCGCCCGCGTTCTTCGGCGCGGAAATCGACTCGAT is a genomic window of Burkholderia mallei ATCC 23344 containing:
- a CDS encoding polyketide synthase; amino-acid sequence: MSAHERVVEVREVADCVVQVVMQDRENKNTFSDALIRGLGEAFDAIRQNGRCKAAILTGYGNYFASGGTQESLMYLSEGKGTFAEIAASASRNGANLYSLALNCPVPVIAAMQGHGIGGGFVMGLFADFVVLGKECLYTTNFMKYGFTPGMGATLVLPHKLGLPLAQNMLMTARSFYGDELQKLGVPFPVVPRAEVAACALEIAKNLAEKPRLSLVTLKDHLVAELRSRLPAVIEQELAMHEKTFGQPEVKERIRSLFGQ
- a CDS encoding acyl carrier protein, giving the protein MDLQQVFDIIVRHTKEVIPGLDRHAFRTTDALKDLGANSLDRSEIVIMTLESLSLRIPLVEFAGARNIGELAEVLYAKL